The Corallococcus macrosporus genome segment CTGGCCGGAGAGCTCATCATCAACGGGCAGCGCTACCACCTGGTCCCCGCGGAGCCCTCGGTGAACCCTCCGGCGGAGCCCGCGTCCGATGTGCGGCTGCTCACGTCGCGCGAGCTGCAGGTCGTCTCCTGCGTCCAGGCGGGCTGGAGCAACAAGCAGATCGCCACCCGGCTCCACATCAGCACGTGGACCGTGGCGGCCCACCTGCGGCGCATCTTCGTCAAGC includes the following:
- a CDS encoding response regulator transcription factor, with protein sequence MRTPLPPGSHVLLVVPGPGEQNHVLAGELIINGQRYHLVPAEPSVNPPAEPASDVRLLTSRELQVVSCVQAGWSNKQIATRLHISTWTVAAHLRRIFVKLGVDTRAAMVSRCLGAGALPPPP